Sequence from the Cydia pomonella isolate Wapato2018A chromosome 21, ilCydPomo1, whole genome shotgun sequence genome:
aaattaagatttatttttgttgactcgtaggaaaaatattgtatgcgttgtataagtaggtcaaaaaatgctcgtggcgtggcgtgtaactcacgccactcgccttttttgacccttcttatacaactgttgcataaaatactataaaacaattgaaattgcattaacgttgtatgctttaaacagttccatatgagcctatcgaacaaaacagttaatttttgtcaaaatcgATGTCATTCATGTTAATCGATTTTATGGTCGGTGAATCGGTTTGGATTTCCTATTATTACATTTGTTGTGATGTCACAGTAGGTGGTAAAAAATCAGTACgcttggtttttatttttattttttatttttattttttatactacgtcggtggcaaacaagcatacggcctgcctgatggtaagcagtctccgtagcctatgtacacctgcaactccagaggagttacatgagcGTTGGTTTCAATACAAATCGTGATATTTGCTGTATCTATTATATCTCTGGTCCAGGAACATACTTACAAAGTTGTCAACGGACGCGTCCCAAAATGCAGCGCTCATAGTGAACGGCTGCAACTTATATGGTCTCTCAAATTCTTGGTAGAAACTCTGCGAATATGGCTCTGGGGGCATTTCGTCAATCTTCCAATCCGGCGTGAGGTCTGCCGGTCTTTTTGGTTTCATACGTGGTTTTACGAGCTGGAAGTAAAAGCAATCAATCTCATATATTCATTTGAGTAAAAAAAGGTGTTAAAACTATTCAAGCACAATGCATTTTGCTAACAAGCACGCATGCAAAAATTAACAACATGGAAATgaagacattaaaaaaaattagcaaaagtcagtaacaaaaaaaaatgaaatacttAATCAGAATATAAGTATAGGAagtaattagaaaaaaatatgtaatggAAAACAATAAATAGAAAGTAACATACTACAGtaaataaagataagataagataatatttattcaataaaatgtattatgcttattttatttttagcattgtattaaatttattaaatatcaaaaagttgcgccatctaatagagcataggACAAAAATTATGGCGCTAtcgaaagaataaggatcaaagtcaaatggcattctaaaagttttaattatttgtcgaaaggattaaataaatttactgtggctacaaagtttactttgagagtccacctctatttcaaattatctttgaacTAAAGTAAACATATACTTGTATCTTATTTATTAGGTACGAGTATGCTATTTTTGTAGGTTAATGAGTAATTGGGTAAATGCTTACcgaacaaaaatattatttataataacaataaactaaGTGACTATGTTctactttaaaaaatgttaagtggtgacataattaatttacaaataaatctaTCCTATCCTCACTGGATTTTTCTTTACCCGCAGGGTAAATT
This genomic interval carries:
- the LOC133529723 gene encoding uncharacterized protein LOC133529723, whose amino-acid sequence is MWHLLILLWFSFVLSVDAQVGSGYLDWKQFEKEHAPHYFDRIEYTTYYHQLVKPRMKPKRPADLTPDWKIDEMPPEPYSQSFYQEFERPYKLQPFTMSAAFWDASVDNFVSMFLDQRYNRYSKYHDLY